The proteins below come from a single Harpia harpyja isolate bHarHar1 chromosome 2, bHarHar1 primary haplotype, whole genome shotgun sequence genomic window:
- the NPY1R gene encoding neuropeptide Y receptor type 1, whose protein sequence is MNTSVLGPRGNISGHLNFSEKSSQILQFEDEDCRVPLAMVFTLALAYGTVIILGVSGNLALIVIILKQKEMRNVTNILIVNLSFSDLLVTIMCLPFTFVYTLMDHWIFGEAMCKLNPFVQCASITVSVFSLVLIAIERHQLIINPRGWRPNNRHAYMGIAAIWILATASSLPFLIYHVLTDEPFRNITFDEYKDKYVCLDLFPLDTARLSYTTTLLVIQYFGPLCFIFICYLKIYIRLKKRNNMMDKMRDSKYRSSETKRINIMLISIVVAFAVCWLPLTIFNIVFDWNHEILPVTTCSHNLLFLICHLTAMISTCVNPIFYGFLNKNFQRDLQFLFHFCHFRSREEDYETIAMSTMHTDVSKTSLKQASPVAFKKINSDDDDKI, encoded by the exons ATGAATACTTCGGTTCTCGGCCCCCGGGGAAATATATCCGGTCACCTGAATTTTTCGGAGAAGAGCTCGCAGATCTTGCAGTTTGAGGATGAGGACTGCCGTGTGCCTTTGGCCATGGTCTTCACTTTGGCCTTGGCTTACGGGACTGTGATAATTCTGGGAGTCTCCGGGAATCTGGCCTTGATTGTTATTATTCTGAAACAAAAGGAGATGCGCAATGTTACCAACATCCTCATTGTCAACCTGTCCTTTTCTGATCTTCTAGTGACCATCATGTGTCTTCCCTTTACCTTTGTGTACACTTTAATGGACCACTGGATTTTTGGGGAGGCCATGTGCAAATTGAATCCTTTCGTGCAATGTGCCTCAATCACCGTCTCGGTCTTTTCTTTAGTCCTCATTGCTATCGAACGCCATCAGCTGATCATCAATCCCCGTGGCTGGAGGCCGAACAACAGACATGCCTACATGGGGATTGCTGCCATATGGATTTTAGCCACAGCTTCCTCTTTGCCTTTCCTGATCTACCACGTATTAACGGATGAACCCTTCAGAAACATAACATTTGATGAATATAAGGACAAATATGTGTGCTTGGACCTGTTCCCCTTGGACACTGCCAGGCTTTCTTACACCACGACACTTTTGGTGATCCAGTACTTTGGACcgctttgttttatatttatttgctaCTTGAAG ATATACATAcgattaaaaaaaaggaacaacatGATGGACAAGATGAGAGACAGTAAGTACAGATCCTCTGAAACCAAAAGGATCAACATCATGCTGATCTCAATAGTGGTCGCATTTGCAGTTTGCTGGCTGCCTCTCACCATCTTCAATATCGTGTTTGACTGGAATCACGAAATTCTGCCAGTCACTACCTGCAGCCACAACCTGTTGTTCCTGATTTGCCACCTCACTGCCATGATCTCTACCTGTGTGAACCCCATCTTCTATGGGTTTCTCAACAAGAACTTCCAAAGGGAcctgcagtttttatttcatttttgtcattTCCGCTCCCGTGAGGAGGATTATGAGACTATAGCCATGTCCACCATGCACACAGATGTTTCAAAAACCTCTCTAAAGCAGGCAAGCCCAGtcgcatttaaaaaaataaatagcgaTGATGATGACAAAATCTAA